From the genome of Thiovibrio frasassiensis:
GCCGATAAAGTCGGTGTCGTTGATCCCACCACTAGCCGTTGCCGACTGGTCTTGGTTCAGGCCGGCCTCAAAGCCGCGGCCGTAACAAATACGGACCCGACCCGGGGCATCCTGCATGCCGAAAAGGTTGTTGTAAGCATAGCCGGCGGAAATACCATCAAATGGCCAATCCATAAAGGCGGTGGGGGTGGCCATCCGCTCGTCCTGCCCCATGCGCAGCTGGGCAGCCGGGCCATCGGTGGTGGGCCTACGGCCAACGGAAAACCAAACCGGCGAATCGCCGATGTTGTTCCAGTTGACAAAGGCGCGATCAACCTGCAAGGCGCTGTCGCCGGGGGTCCGGGTTGCATTGCCGTCAAAGGCAGGGAAAGCGCCGATTGGCGCATTGCCATCGCTATCGGGAGTTGACTGCATTCCCCAAGCCTTGTACATGGCCAGACGCCCCTTGAACTCGACATTCTCCAGAGCCTTGGCGCGCATATCCAGACGGAAGCGGTTGGTCATCATGGAATTGTTCGTGTCCGTAACCTCGGTGTAAGCGATGGGAGCGCCAGGGGCAGTGAACATGGCAACATTAGAGACTCTCCGATCACGGGTGTAGTAATCGCCCCGAGAACGGAAATCGCCGCTCAACTGAATACGAGAGGCCAGGTCCCACTTTTCTGCCTTCTCATCAAAAGACTCAAACTTCTGGTCCTGAGTGGTCTTGATGTCCGCCATCTGAGCCTTCAGGGCGTTGAGCTGCTTGGTCAGGGCATCAACCTGCGCCTGCACGTCCGCGGTGGCGGCTGCGCCGCCCGCACCTGCGGAAGCCATGGCCGGAAGAGCCAGAAGGCCAACCAGTGCCAATGTAGAAATTTTCTTCACCATCTCATTTTCTCCTTAAGAAAATATTTGGTAATTCGGGGTGATTGCTCCACCCCCTCCCTCTCGGTGGCATGCGACGTCCACATGCCACCATTCGCTCCCTGCTCCCCCCTCAAGGGCGAGAAGCAAGATTAAGATCTGCGTAATTACTGACAACTCCCCCTAAAAATTAGGAATTATATTCTGTTACCGCAGGTTGACACGGTTGTCAAAATAAAAATGCACACAATATGAATAGCACTTCACAAAAAAGCTTATTCCTGGTCAGGAATCATCGCCCACCTGTCGGCTTACACGAACATCTATTGATATTACTATGGAAACCTCTTATCGACCCGGCGATTCAATACGTCATTCCCGCGCAGGCGGGAATCCAGAGAGATGGATGCCCGACGAACGCATTCGGGCATGACATCAAAAAACCGACTGAAGATCAATGGCAATCAAAAAAAATATTCACTCTCCGCCACGCATCTGCCCTTATCCAGCGCTATCTCGCCCGTGGTTCATAAAAAAATCTTGCCAGGCTTGCTTGCTATGTATTAAAGGATGAGGGCCTGAGATTCTTCCACATTTTTTTGTGCTTCGACAGGCTCAGCACGAGCGAAAATAATCGCCTGTTCCCAAGGCGACCCAAGGAAACCACATGTACTTTCAGGATATCATCCTCGAACTCAGCAAATTTTGGGCCGAACAGGGGTGTGCGTTACAGCAGCCCTATGACATGGAGGTGGGGGCCGGCACCTTCCATCCCGCCACCCTGTTACGGGCCTTGGGTCCCGAGCCTTGGAAGGTTGCTTACGTACAGCCTTCCCGGCGGCCAACCGATGGCCGCTATGGCGAAAACCCGAACCGGCTTCAGCATTACTACCAGTTTCAGGCGATGCTCAAGCCCTCTCCCGCCAATATTCAGGATCTCTATATCGAGAGCCTGACCCGTTTCGGCCTGGACCCGCTGGAGCACGATATCCGCTTTGTCGAGGATGACTGGGAGTCTCCAACCCTCGGCGCCTCGGGCTTAGGCTGGGAGGTATGGCTGGACGGCATGGAGATCACCCAATTCACCTACTTCCAACACGCGGGCAGCCTGGAGCTGCATCCGATCACGGTGGAGGTGACCTACGGGTTGGAACGGATCGCCATGTATCTGCAAGGGGTGGACAGCGTCTACGATATCGCCTGGAACTCCGAGATCTCCTACGGGGACATCTTTCACCGGGCCGAGGTGGAATTCTCCACCTTCAACTTCGAGCAGGCCAATGTCACGGCCCTGCTCTCCTTCTTCGACACCTTTGAATCGGAAGCCCACCGGCTGCTCGGTGCGGAGTTGATCCTGCCCGCCTACGATTACTGCCTCAAATGCTCGCACACCTTCAACCTGCTGGACGCAAGAAAGGCCATCAGCGTTGCAGAGCGGACCAGATACATCGGCAGGATCAGGAATATCGCGAGAAAGGTAGCGGAACAGTTCGTGGCCCAGCGCGAGAAGATGGGCTTTCCGCTATTGAAAGTGAAGAATGGAGAGTGAAAAATGAAAAGTGAACAGCAAGACGAAAAGCAGAGGTAATATTCCTTTAACTTTTCATTCTCCACTTTTCACTTTGCATTATCTTCTGGCGGAAGTGCATGGGAATCGAACCCACCCACCAGGCTGTTAACCCGGTGCACCGGATTTGAAGTCCGGGAGAGCCACCAGAGCCCTTTCCACTTCCATCCGCTGAGCCAAGATATAATGTTGTCCGCGGGGAAACAACATTTTTCTTTTTTTTGCAAGAAGAGTCTGGGCAGCAGAAAAGAAATACGGTACATATGGCACGACTCACGTTCGGTAAGCATAGGGCTTGCCTTGTTGGTGAGGATGCGTCGATTTTTGTTTTGAATCAGACATAAGGAGTAATAGCGATGGAATGCGAGCGCTTACAGAGGCTTGTCAAATCATGGTATGCCCAAGTCCAGGAAGAGTCCATGGCGCCTGCGCGCATGGCTTCCTTCATGGAAAAGCACATTGCCGAGTGTGCCTTTTGTCTTGCAGATCCGCTGGTGCGACAAGATATTGATAAAATTACCGCTATCATCCTGCCCCCAACAAAAATCCGCAAGCCCACAGGGGAGGAAGAGGACGAACTTGCCGCCGTCCCCGAAGAGGATGGAGACACCTCCGCAGACGATGACCTGGCCGAAGATGATCCTGCAACCGAGGATGAGGAAACCGATGACGAGGCTCTTGAGGATGAAGAGCTTGAAGAAGAAGACCTGGAGGATGACGAATAACTCCACGCTCGGACCAGAAGATACAAAAAAAGCGCTCCCTTGGGAGCGCTTTTTTATTGGCCAAAGAGAAAGAAAGCCCGCTCAATAACTCGGGGGATCCGCATCATGGCTTTTTTTATTGCTCCGTTTTCTGACAAGCAAGGCGATGACAACAGCAACCCCGGCAACAGGCGCCCAAACAGGGGACAACACACAGAGCAACCCCACGAAGAAAATCGCGAACGCCCCCAGCAAGAGCATGGAGGCCCCGGCAAAAACCAACGCCGCCAATGCCAACGCCCCCGTCACCGCAAGCCCAGCGGCCAGCAACCCTCCCGTGACTAAAGCCACCCCCGGAAAGCCATGCATCTTTTCGCCATTGACGGTGATTGAATAATGCACCCCTGCTGCGCCGAAATAATACCCGAGCAGCAAAAGCACCGTAGCGACAATGAGGACCCACAAAAAAGCTTTTTTGAACACCTTCCCCTCCTTGTCCCTGCACGATGCGCGCGATGCTCGTGCATGTACACCATATAAAAAAAAGCCCCCATCCGATATCCCAGTTATACCACCGGGTCGAAGGAGAGCTTTTATATGCTACAACTCGCAATAGTTTCAACGAGTTATGATATTAAATGGTGGCGATGCAGGGAATCGAACCCTTACCACTCACTGCTCGCCATATCGTTGTAATTACGCACTTCTCAAAATTCGATGCCGTACAATTTCGACCGATTGTGTACTAATCTGTGTACAAACGGTGTCCAAAGCCTAATCTTTTTCGATGGGGCTGTACAGCATAAAAGTGATGGTAGATAAAGCCTCCCTGCGAACTGCACATGTGCAGTTGCGAGCCATTACCAGGGGTCAGAGGCGTATCCAACTGCACATGTGCAGTTGGTATGGTACCTCCAGGGAAAGAAAAAAGGCCCGTCAGACGATGCTGATCGGGCCTTCCAATTGCGGTGTCAATCAAGGACTTTAATTGACTTTTAGGGCACTGCCGGTGCCGAGACCGCCGCGTTGTGTCTGTGCCTTATAAGACTTGGCTGCCTTGACTACATTATTGAAGGCATCCATATAAGCTGCCACGATCACTTTACCTTCGCTGGTATTAGCGTAGGCTCCGAGCGAGCCGCCTAACTTGCTGCCGAACATTCCACCAAACCCGCCGAAGTCAAAATTCTTGGCGCTACCTTCCGCTACCGCGACCTGAACGGAAGTACGGTTATCCGTCAATGTCAGCAGCGCGGAGGCGGTCTTCGACTGCATTCCAGCGCCGACAACACTGCCGATGGAACCGAAGAGGCCGCCAACGACGCCGCCGATGCCTCCAGCATGGTTGTTGTCATAGGTCAATGTCGGTGTCAACGTAAGGTCTGCCGCTACAACTTGTCCTTTATGGTATTTCGAATTTGACCGGAGCTCGCCGGAATCACGTAGAGCACGGTCTCCAGCGGCAATATTCATTGCGTGTCCTCGATCAACCACAATAAAGCACCCGCTCTGCTGAGCTATCAGCTTAACGATGGCGGCTGAATTTTGGACATGCGGGCCTGATGTTATGATGTAGCTATTGTCACCGGCTGAAGAGGCCGCGTAGTCTGCGATTGCTACGGTGCCGATGGTTTCAGTGCATGTTTCCAAGGCGCTATTTGCGTTTTGGGAGTTTGCACCTCCAGCCGCGCCGGTTGCCATCGTTTTGGCGTCGTTGTTGCCCATGCTCATGGACGACATGCAAGCGGTAGACATGGTGCCGACCAACGCAATTGCTGCCAGTGTCAAAAATTTCTTCTTCATTTATCACTCTCCTTTAGTTTTATTTTTCCAGCCAAGATCTGTAGTCCCAAAATAGCCAATGCCGTGTTTGATGGGTTCGGTTGCAGTTGAGCGACAGCGTCATCGACGTAGTGCTTTTTGTATGCTGTCAGTGCGTCGACTAGCTCGATCCGTGGCAATCGAACCGTTACATGTGTTTCGTTTTTCATCACCCTCCTTCGCCGTAGTTAAATTCAATACAACCTACACTTAACTACAATTTAATTAGTATTTTACTGCATGTACAATGAAAGTTTACTGCAACTTAACTTGATGTATTGCAATAACCATCATTCAGTTTAAAATATATGCATAATCATCAAATAAAAAGGAGAATTTGCAGATGTGGAACGAACCGACGGAGAAAGACTTAGTGGCGCTGCCGAGGATTTACGAAACCGAGAGTATAGCGATCGATGAAAAGATCATTCACATGCACTTTTTTATCGGCGCGTGTGACTGGTACGCAGCGGAGTATGACGGTGAAGATAAGTTTTTTGGGTACGTGATTTTGAACGGTGACTTGGATTGTGCGGAATGGGGATATTTTTCGTTAGAAGAGCTGAAGAGTATTAAAGTGAAAGGATGGGCCGAGAT
Proteins encoded in this window:
- a CDS encoding DUF3373 family protein; amino-acid sequence: MVKKISTLALVGLLALPAMASAGAGGAAATADVQAQVDALTKQLNALKAQMADIKTTQDQKFESFDEKAEKWDLASRIQLSGDFRSRGDYYTRDRRVSNVAMFTAPGAPIAYTEVTDTNNSMMTNRFRLDMRAKALENVEFKGRLAMYKAWGMQSTPDSDGNAPIGAFPAFDGNATRTPGDSALQVDRAFVNWNNIGDSPVWFSVGRRPTTDGPAAQLRMGQDERMATPTAFMDWPFDGISAGYAYNNLFGMQDAPGRVRICYGRGFEAGLNQDQSATASGGINDTDFIGVSWDVYKKGNRFAYLQSFAAMDVFSYPDFSDSLTAMGMEAMMGARYNMGNIYHTSGVYQDKYENLNYFLTAAWSRTDPNTNGMLNDWTSGAANTDKENGYSVHLGVRYDIPDSLFKIGAEYNHGSKYWIAMTPGHDDVYASKLATRGNVYELYTIYDIPGGEAVSKFGKAFIRLGYQHYDYDFTGSMDWTTMPYDVNDDAEAWKANFAGQDIIDSADQVYLTFEAQF
- the glyQ gene encoding glycine--tRNA ligase subunit alpha, coding for MYFQDIILELSKFWAEQGCALQQPYDMEVGAGTFHPATLLRALGPEPWKVAYVQPSRRPTDGRYGENPNRLQHYYQFQAMLKPSPANIQDLYIESLTRFGLDPLEHDIRFVEDDWESPTLGASGLGWEVWLDGMEITQFTYFQHAGSLELHPITVEVTYGLERIAMYLQGVDSVYDIAWNSEISYGDIFHRAEVEFSTFNFEQANVTALLSFFDTFESEAHRLLGAELILPAYDYCLKCSHTFNLLDARKAISVAERTRYIGRIRNIARKVAEQFVAQREKMGFPLLKVKNGE
- a CDS encoding DUF2958 domain-containing protein, with the translated sequence MWNEPTEKDLVALPRIYETESIAIDEKIIHMHFFIGACDWYAAEYDGEDKFFGYVILNGDLDCAEWGYFSLEELKSIKVKGWAEIDRDLYWKTRPFGEVMKERS